In Zingiber officinale cultivar Zhangliang chromosome 8B, Zo_v1.1, whole genome shotgun sequence, a single genomic region encodes these proteins:
- the LOC122015651 gene encoding uncharacterized protein LOC122015651 isoform X1: MAADSNMGSYQANLPSSFHHPLMVSFQSGAINSLSGMVSDDICSLGGKNNIVGQFDSLGSGLINHMDAMTSIQYSAGSVIHEPVPGFEHVSGSPANWSQEEIEILHVGLIKYSYLMGIRKYIKISAMLRKKTIRDVALMCQSITHKETGKRQKMKEYYAAGKTKDMLDKMGSPSSTANISMAPKLLTGNHMKIQDSIPSEAPSLEHILDENNKLMDEIAKNIDRGMLEENINLFHYVKNNISIIENRISVMSTTINKFPGSMRQMPILRVSINDELLASLINHTNNNITGALPMNNYQLDTICITPNIRGFREHT; encoded by the exons ATGGCAGCTGATTCTAACATGGGTTCCTACCAAGCAAACCTGCCTTCATCTTTCCATCATCCTCTCATGGTTTCTTTCCAGTCAGGTGCAATAAATAGCTTGAGTGGCATGGTTTCTGATGACATCTGCAGTTTGGGTGGAAAGAACAACATCGTTGGCCAGTTCGATTCTCTTGGTTCAGGCCTGATCAATCATATGGATGCAATGACTTCCATTCAGTACTCTGCAGGATCTGTTATTCATGAACCAGTGCCAGGGTTTGAACATGTGTCAGGCTCACCTGCAAATTGGTCACAAGAAGAAATTGAAATTTTGCACGTAGGTCTTATCAA ATATTCTTATCTCATGGGAATACGAAAGTACATAAAAATATCTGCTATGTTGCGTAAGAAGACTATAAGAGATGTCGCATTGATGTGCCAATCGATCACA CACAAGGAAACTGGAAAGAGGCAGAAAATGAAAGAATATTATGCAGCAGGAAAGACAAAAGATATGCTG GATAAGATGGGCAGCCCTTCTTCAACAGCCAACATTTCCATGGCTCCTAAATTGCTAACAGGGAATCATATGAAGATCCAGGATAGTATACCATCCGAAG CTCCCTCTTTAGAGCATATTTTGGATGAAAATAATAAACTTATGGATGAAATTGCAAAAAATATTGACAGAGGCATG CTAGAAGAGAACATTAATCTTTTTCATTATGTGAAAAATAACATCTCGATCATTGAGAATAG AATAAGTGTAATGTCGACAACAATTAATAAATTTCCTGGATCCATGAGACAAATGCCTATCCTGAGGGTATCTATAAACGATGAGCTTCTAGCCAGTCTTATCAATCACACTAACAAT AACATTACAGGTGCTCTGCCAATGAACAACTACCAGTTGGACACAATTTGCATCACACCTAACATAAGAGGATTCAGAGAGCACACATAA
- the LOC122015651 gene encoding uncharacterized protein LOC122015651 isoform X2, with amino-acid sequence MNQCQGLNMCQAHLQIGHKKKLKFCTYSYLMGIRKYIKISAMLRKKTIRDVALMCQSITHKETGKRQKMKEYYAAGKTKDMLDKMGSPSSTANISMAPKLLTGNHMKIQDSIPSEAPSLEHILDENNKLMDEIAKNIDRGMLEENINLFHYVKNNISIIENRISVMSTTINKFPGSMRQMPILRVSINDELLASLINHTNNNITGALPMNNYQLDTICITPNIRGFREHT; translated from the exons ATGAACCAGTGCCAGGGTTTGAACATGTGTCAGGCTCACCTGCAAATTGGTCACAAGAAGAAATTGAAATTTTGCAC ATATTCTTATCTCATGGGAATACGAAAGTACATAAAAATATCTGCTATGTTGCGTAAGAAGACTATAAGAGATGTCGCATTGATGTGCCAATCGATCACA CACAAGGAAACTGGAAAGAGGCAGAAAATGAAAGAATATTATGCAGCAGGAAAGACAAAAGATATGCTG GATAAGATGGGCAGCCCTTCTTCAACAGCCAACATTTCCATGGCTCCTAAATTGCTAACAGGGAATCATATGAAGATCCAGGATAGTATACCATCCGAAG CTCCCTCTTTAGAGCATATTTTGGATGAAAATAATAAACTTATGGATGAAATTGCAAAAAATATTGACAGAGGCATG CTAGAAGAGAACATTAATCTTTTTCATTATGTGAAAAATAACATCTCGATCATTGAGAATAG AATAAGTGTAATGTCGACAACAATTAATAAATTTCCTGGATCCATGAGACAAATGCCTATCCTGAGGGTATCTATAAACGATGAGCTTCTAGCCAGTCTTATCAATCACACTAACAAT AACATTACAGGTGCTCTGCCAATGAACAACTACCAGTTGGACACAATTTGCATCACACCTAACATAAGAGGATTCAGAGAGCACACATAA